Proteins encoded within one genomic window of Flavobacterium gilvum:
- the mce gene encoding methylmalonyl-CoA epimerase, producing the protein MKKIEHIGIAVKNLEESNLLFQKLFGAPAYKQEEVTSEGVKTSFFMNGPNKIELLEATNPESPIAKFIEKKGEGIHHIAFDVEDILSEIERLKSEGFIILNDTPKKGADNKLVAFLHPKGTNGVLIELCQEIK; encoded by the coding sequence ATGAAAAAAATAGAACACATTGGCATCGCCGTCAAAAACCTTGAAGAATCCAATCTGCTGTTTCAGAAACTCTTTGGCGCACCGGCCTACAAACAGGAAGAAGTAACCAGCGAAGGCGTAAAAACATCCTTCTTCATGAACGGCCCCAACAAAATAGAACTCCTCGAAGCCACCAATCCCGAAAGCCCCATTGCCAAGTTCATCGAGAAAAAAGGAGAAGGCATCCACCACATCGCTTTCGATGTAGAAGACATCCTTTCTGAAATCGAACGCCTCAAATCTGAAGGTTTTATCATCCTGAACGATACCCCAAAAAAGGGAGCCGACAATAAACTAGTTGCTTTTTTACACCCAAAAGGCACCAATGGCGTACTGATCGAACTCTGTCAGGAAATAAAATAA
- a CDS encoding DUF456 domain-containing protein, which translates to MDFLLLVLGFVCVIVGIFGSFLPVLPGPSISWVGIVLLYLTNAVPTNYWILGISLLITVGLTVLDYIIPAKGTKKFGGSSYGIWGTNIGLIVGIFAPIPLGFIIGPFVGAFVGELIYDYKDHQRALKAATGSLLGFLASSFMKFVVCMMYLGLFLWIVWQNRIGLF; encoded by the coding sequence ATGGATTTCCTGCTTCTGGTTTTAGGTTTTGTCTGTGTTATCGTGGGTATTTTTGGGAGTTTTCTGCCTGTTTTACCGGGGCCAAGCATCAGTTGGGTCGGAATTGTTTTGTTGTATTTGACCAATGCTGTTCCTACCAATTACTGGATTTTGGGAATTTCTTTACTGATTACTGTTGGACTTACGGTTTTGGATTATATTATTCCCGCAAAAGGGACTAAAAAATTTGGTGGAAGTTCCTATGGCATCTGGGGAACGAATATCGGTTTGATTGTTGGGATTTTTGCGCCGATTCCGTTAGGATTTATTATCGGGCCGTTTGTCGGTGCCTTTGTCGGCGAACTTATTTACGATTACAAAGATCATCAACGCGCTTTGAAAGCTGCTACCGGTTCTTTGTTAGGATTCCTGGCTTCTTCTTTTATGAAATTTGTCGTGTGTATGATGTATCTGGGATTATTTCTCTGGATTGTATGGCAGAATAGGATTGGTTTGTTTTAG
- a CDS encoding GIY-YIG nuclease family protein, translated as MNIQIINSAMFYVYIIYSKDFNVYYKGFTENVAQRLQYLNDNRSRYTSNKGIWELVYSKSFETKREALVEELRLKKLNRKSIEILIQNR; from the coding sequence ATGAATATACAAATTATAAATTCGGCAATGTTTTACGTTTATATCATTTATTCTAAAGATTTTAATGTCTATTACAAAGGCTTCACCGAAAATGTTGCTCAAAGATTGCAGTATCTTAATGATAATAGAAGTCGTTATACATCAAACAAAGGGATTTGGGAATTAGTATATTCAAAATCATTTGAAACAAAGAGAGAAGCTTTAGTTGAAGAGTTACGATTAAAAAAGTTAAATAGAAAATCTATTGAAATATTGATTCAAAATCGATAA
- the rbfA gene encoding 30S ribosome-binding factor RbfA has translation METNRQKKIGGVLQKDLVDILQGEVRKNGITNLIISVSKVSVTTDLSVATVYLSIFPQEKAKETLEGIKANSNLIKHDLSQRVRLQLRKVPNLVFFIDDSLDYIEKIDNALKNQDNPIENRDLLEKRRFQ, from the coding sequence ATGGAAACAAATAGACAGAAAAAAATAGGCGGAGTGCTCCAAAAAGATTTGGTTGACATTTTGCAAGGTGAAGTGAGAAAAAACGGAATTACGAATTTGATAATTTCGGTATCCAAGGTTTCGGTTACTACGGATTTGTCTGTGGCGACGGTGTATTTGAGTATTTTTCCTCAGGAGAAAGCGAAGGAAACACTGGAGGGAATTAAAGCCAATTCAAATTTGATTAAGCATGATTTGTCACAAAGAGTACGTTTGCAATTGCGCAAAGTGCCTAATTTGGTTTTCTTTATAGATGATTCGTTGGATTATATCGAGAAGATTGACAATGCTTTGAAAAATCAAGATAATCCTATAGAGAATAGAGATTTGTTGGAAAAACGTAGATTTCAATAA